From Pelosinus fermentans DSM 17108, the proteins below share one genomic window:
- a CDS encoding DUF362 domain-containing protein translates to MYKIDSSCISCGACASVCPVEAISEGDTQYSIDEKCIDCGSCAATCPVGAISPE, encoded by the coding sequence ATGTATAAAATTGATAGTAGCTGTATTTCATGTGGCGCTTGTGCTTCCGTTTGCCCGGTTGAAGCTATTTCTGAAGGCGATACTCAATATAGTATCGATGAAAAATGTATTGACTGTGGTTCTTGTGCTGCAACCTGTCCAGTGGGAGCAATTAGCCCAGAATAA
- a CDS encoding TVP38/TMEM64 family protein: protein MATPMMIAKGVIYRLGVLVIAVIGYLYLPGIQEFFESGFSLLWDRDFDGLRQFILSYGFWAPLCSILLMTLQSLIPFVPGLAITITNAWIFGWQYGAVYSWLGALLGACLDFAIARWYGRPIVEKFINNKFLKIADAFLHKHGIFAVFITRLTPIIPFKVISYGVGLTTLSFCQFAIATAIGQAPAIFIYSVIGENLTHSIRATVIITSLLLATGAFGYYFSEDIERRFFPDKE from the coding sequence ATGGCAACACCAATGATGATAGCGAAAGGTGTTATATATCGACTTGGGGTATTGGTTATTGCTGTAATAGGATATTTATATTTGCCTGGCATACAAGAATTTTTTGAAAGTGGATTTTCCTTACTATGGGATCGTGACTTTGACGGATTACGTCAATTTATTTTGTCCTATGGTTTTTGGGCACCTTTGTGCAGTATTCTGTTAATGACTCTGCAGTCGCTAATCCCCTTTGTTCCAGGATTAGCAATCACTATTACTAATGCTTGGATTTTTGGCTGGCAGTATGGGGCAGTCTATTCCTGGCTGGGAGCATTACTTGGAGCATGTTTAGATTTTGCTATTGCAAGATGGTATGGACGACCAATTGTTGAAAAATTCATAAATAACAAGTTTTTAAAGATAGCAGATGCATTTCTTCATAAGCATGGTATATTTGCTGTATTTATTACTCGCTTGACACCCATTATTCCCTTTAAGGTGATAAGCTATGGTGTTGGATTAACGACTCTTTCTTTTTGTCAATTTGCAATAGCAACGGCAATTGGCCAAGCGCCTGCGATTTTCATATATTCGGTTATCGGTGAAAATCTTACACATAGTATTCGTGCCACGGTTATTATTACTTCTTTGTTGCTTGCCACCGGTGCTTTTGGGTATTATTTCAGCGAGGATATAGAACGAAGGTTTTTTCCTGATAAAGAATAA